In Gemmatimonadota bacterium, one genomic interval encodes:
- a CDS encoding DUF402 domain-containing protein has protein sequence MPPPEVRIHYHRLPQRQELFVQQLVHRSADVVITYQPATPLARPLQVQGQVVLEEGSPAVWFTFPGAWHDIGRFHHADGRFTGIYTNILTPPRFHGPLSWETTDLFLDVWQGAGGPPALLDVAELAQALDAGWIDPELAAMAQAEAERVLERAARRAWPPAAVREWDLPRVLRTIAPEP, from the coding sequence ATGCCGCCGCCCGAGGTCCGCATCCACTACCACCGGCTGCCGCAGCGCCAGGAGCTGTTCGTGCAGCAGCTCGTCCACCGCTCGGCCGACGTCGTGATCACCTACCAGCCGGCGACGCCGCTGGCACGCCCGCTCCAGGTGCAGGGGCAGGTAGTGCTCGAGGAGGGGTCGCCCGCTGTCTGGTTCACGTTCCCGGGCGCCTGGCACGACATTGGCCGGTTCCACCACGCCGACGGCCGCTTCACTGGTATCTACACCAATATCCTTACGCCGCCCAGATTCCACGGCCCGCTGAGCTGGGAGACGACCGACCTGTTCCTGGATGTCTGGCAGGGGGCAGGCGGCCCGCCAGCCTTGCTGGACGTGGCGGAGCTGGCGCAGGCGCTGGACGCAGGGTGGATCGATCCCGAGCTGGCCGCTATGGCGCAGGCCGAAGCGGAACGCGTGCTCGAGCGCGCAGCGCGGCGCGCCTGGCCGCCGGCCGCCGTGCGCGAATGGGACCTGCCTCGCGTGCTGCGCACGATTGCGCCGGAGCCCTGA
- a CDS encoding thioredoxin domain-containing protein, with translation MRRRATTVLLGCASLLWAPPAARAQRAGDMVMERAAASRARGVQNAPLLVYEIADFQCPYCARFSKEIFPLLDSAYVRPGRVQWVFVNLPLPAHRHAWAAAEAALCAGGLADRFWALHDRLFAAQGEWAMSAEPIPHFLRYAREAGVPVDTFQACILEDAVAPLLLSDVLFSAASRVGGTPTFIVGEGQVVVGLKAFEEWKELLEKALQAKKTPSR, from the coding sequence GTGCGGCGACGCGCCACAACCGTGCTGCTGGGCTGCGCCAGCCTGCTCTGGGCGCCGCCGGCCGCGCGCGCGCAGCGCGCCGGGGACATGGTCATGGAGCGTGCGGCTGCGAGCCGCGCCCGAGGCGTGCAGAATGCGCCGCTCCTGGTCTACGAGATCGCGGACTTCCAGTGCCCTTACTGCGCCCGCTTCTCGAAGGAGATTTTCCCGCTGCTGGATAGCGCCTATGTCCGACCGGGCCGAGTGCAGTGGGTATTCGTGAACCTGCCCCTGCCTGCGCATCGCCATGCCTGGGCAGCCGCCGAAGCAGCGCTCTGCGCCGGGGGCCTGGCCGACCGCTTCTGGGCACTGCACGACCGGCTCTTCGCCGCACAGGGCGAGTGGGCCATGTCAGCCGAGCCGATCCCGCATTTTCTCCGCTATGCCCGTGAGGCAGGCGTGCCCGTGGACACCTTCCAGGCCTGCATCCTGGAAGACGCCGTAGCGCCACTACTGCTCAGTGACGTCCTCTTCTCCGCCGCTTCACGGGTAGGGGGCACCCCCACCTTCATCGTCGGAGAAGGGCAGGTCGTGGTCGGCCTCAAGGCCTTCGAAGAGTGGAAGGAACTGCTGGAAAAGGCGTTGCAGGCGAAGAAGACACCGAGCCGCTAG
- a CDS encoding vitamin K epoxide reductase family protein: MSGTGAAAAGRRGARGTGAFEAAAPPSCGVQDQGLRSGAGGEGAAPPASRMGIAVLALLGVFLSGYLLLYKLGYVGALACGVGGCETVQTSRWAVFLGVPVPAWGVGGYALLLGLALAGLQPRLQSKRSLSFLLLSFGAAAFGFSAYLTALEAFIIHAWCRWCLVSAALAALIFGLSLAELPRLRREHA; this comes from the coding sequence GTGAGCGGAACCGGTGCCGCTGCGGCGGGCCGGCGGGGTGCGCGGGGCACGGGCGCCTTCGAGGCGGCGGCGCCGCCGTCGTGCGGCGTGCAGGATCAGGGCCTGCGGTCCGGTGCGGGAGGGGAAGGCGCAGCGCCGCCCGCGAGCCGCATGGGCATTGCCGTGCTCGCGCTCCTGGGCGTCTTTCTTTCCGGCTACCTGCTGCTTTACAAGCTTGGCTACGTCGGCGCGCTGGCGTGCGGCGTGGGCGGCTGCGAGACGGTTCAGACCTCGCGCTGGGCGGTGTTCCTCGGCGTGCCGGTGCCCGCCTGGGGGGTTGGCGGCTACGCCCTGTTGCTTGGCCTCGCCCTGGCTGGGCTGCAGCCCCGGCTGCAGAGCAAGCGCTCGCTTTCCTTCTTGCTCCTTAGCTTTGGCGCTGCCGCCTTCGGCTTCTCCGCCTACCTGACCGCGCTCGAGGCCTTCATCATCCACGCCTGGTGCCGCTGGTGCCTCGTTTCGGCCGCGCTCGCTGCGTTGATCTTCGGCCTCAGCCTGGCCGAGCTTCCCAGGTTGCGGCGCGAGCATGCCTGA